The DNA segment ATTTCATCTATACTTAGCTCCTTTATCTTTTTCCATTCAGGTGATTTTTGGCAATAATTACACAAAACTCTCCTTAGATAAATAACTTTACTATGAATTATATTTTCTGAGTTTTCTGTTCCTCCGCCGCAAGTATAGCTGAACCTTGCATCAATGAGATTATTTTCATATGTTATTATTAATCCATCTGTCTCTTTTATTGCTTTTTTTATTAGATTTAAATTGTCTTCGTAATTGTCTTGCCATAATACTTTCATCTCATCATGCGTTATTAAATCTATACAATGTCCACTGTTGCACAAATCACAATTTCTATGCTTTTCACAACATTTACCACCATATAGTTGTGACTTCCTTAATAAATTAGTTCGTGAAATTATCGCTTGTAGTTTCAAAAAATCAAAACCAAAGCTTATGTCTGCTTGAATAGCCAATACTGATTCTATAATTAAACTCAACTGGTTTCTTAATATTTTATTTGTATTTATATCAAAAATTCTTAAATATATTTCATTATCAAAAGACAACCTATTTCCCCCTAACATGTTACCTCAAATAAGTTTATTCGAAATAGACTTTTTATTTACAATACATATCAATATAATTCTATAGTTTCGGCTTATACTGCCAATCTTTTAACACTATATATAATTTGCTTATTCACAAAATTAAGTACTTTAGTGTTTATTGCATCTCCCAATGTGTGTAAAAATCTTATAAAGAAAATATTAATCACTGATTATTCATATAACTCCCAAATAATATACTGTATAGTTCTTATTAGAAAATTTCAGTTGATTCGAAAGCATACCGAGTTGGTACGCTCGTCATTCTTTAAACAGAAGGTGAGCAGAATATTTAATTTTCTACGAATAATCTGGGTTAATATATTTGAGGGCATTAAAACTACATATAATATATTATGTAAATATAGCCTTTTACGTGAAATATATTAGGACTGTATACTATAAAAACTCCATTGGTATTATCCTAGCTCAAATATTAGCATTAGGCTAAAAACTTCACTATTTATTTTTGAAATGATTTATAGTTTTGTATATAAAAAAAACAGATAGAACACAAGATTTTCTTGCACTTTATCTGTTTTATAATGTATTAAAACATATTCTTTTTTAATAAAAACACATAAGTTATCAAACAAAATACTATAGATGTTCCTACTATTGCAATAAAGGCGTACGGTGAATTTTGCATTGGCAAGCTTACATTCATTCCAAAAAAACTTGCAAACATTGTTGGTATAGCCATTATTATGGTTATTGATGTAAGAATTTTCATTACAATATTTAAGTTGTTTGATATTACAGATGCGAAAGCATCCATCATACCACTTAATATATTACTATATATTGTCGCCATTTCAATAGCCTGTTTATTTTCAATAATAACATCTTCTAACAAATCTTGATCATCAGGGTAAAGTTTGACTACCTCTAATTTAAGTATTTTTTCCAAAACTATTTCATTTGCTTTTAATGATGTTGAGAAATAAACCAAGCTTTTTTCTAAATCTAATAATTGTATAAGTTCTTTATTCTTCATTGATTTGTGTAATTTTCTTTGTATATTGCTGCTCATTTTGTCTACTTGTTTTAAATATATAAGATACCTAGATGATATTCTAAATAAAAGTTGTAAAAGAAATCTATTCCTTTTATAAGTATAAAATGACTTAATTTTATTATCTATAAATTGCTCGATAATATAATTTTCTTTTAAACATATAGTTATTATATATTTACCTACTAAAATAATACCTAATGGAAGCGTGTAATATACATAAGAACCTTCTTCTTTTTCAGCTACAGGTATATCAACTAGAATGAATATTTGATCATTCTCTATTTCAATCCTTGAGCT comes from the Abyssisolibacter fermentans genome and includes:
- a CDS encoding magnesium transporter CorA family protein, translated to MLNIYKTLEEKLVEINEFEEKCWINLTNPTTKEIEKVATELNVDIDFLKAPLDDEESSRIEIENDQIFILVDIPVAEKEEGSYVYYTLPLGIILVGKYIITICLKENYIIEQFIDNKIKSFYTYKRNRFLLQLLFRISSRYLIYLKQVDKMSSNIQRKLHKSMKNKELIQLLDLEKSLVYFSTSLKANEIVLEKILKLEVVKLYPDDQDLLEDVIIENKQAIEMATIYSNILSGMMDAFASVISNNLNIVMKILTSITIIMAIPTMFASFFGMNVSLPMQNSPYAFIAIVGTSIVFCLITYVFLLKKNMF